Proteins encoded in a region of the Tepidisphaeraceae bacterium genome:
- a CDS encoding mannose-1-phosphate guanylyltransferase — translation MEYGVIMAGGSGTRLWPLSRTNTPKQLLPMVRGRSLLQLAYERLRGMLPADRIFVCTGSNYAEDVYANLPELPRENLLGEPQGRDTANAVGFTAAVLHKRDPDAVLAVVSADHVIEPIERFQRAIRTGFEVAAARPKSLVTFGIIPSYGHTGLGYVQRGETLPFGTAAHVGVYKVQAFKEKPDKATADRYVESGRYYWNSGMFVWRADTVLRELALHLPDSHIGLATIASAWGTPNQQGVMDEVYPALPKISIDYAVMESASQHKGEADVAVVEMVVNWLDVGSWPALAETLKTDEHNNAVATDNFVYVDADDNIIICDDPGHLIAALGLSDTIVVHTKDATMICPKSESQRVKELLAKVNERYGAKYQ, via the coding sequence ATGGAATACGGTGTCATCATGGCGGGCGGCTCGGGAACGCGGTTGTGGCCGCTGTCGCGCACGAACACGCCCAAGCAATTGCTGCCGATGGTGCGTGGCCGAAGCCTGCTGCAGCTGGCGTACGAGCGCCTGCGCGGCATGCTGCCCGCCGACCGCATCTTCGTCTGCACGGGCTCGAACTACGCCGAGGACGTCTACGCGAACCTGCCCGAGCTGCCGCGCGAGAACCTGCTCGGCGAACCGCAGGGCCGCGACACCGCCAACGCCGTCGGCTTCACCGCCGCCGTGCTGCACAAACGCGACCCGGACGCGGTGCTTGCCGTCGTGTCGGCCGACCACGTCATTGAACCGATCGAGCGCTTCCAGCGCGCCATCCGCACCGGCTTCGAAGTGGCCGCGGCCCGGCCGAAGTCGCTGGTGACGTTCGGCATCATCCCCAGCTACGGTCACACCGGCCTGGGCTACGTGCAGCGCGGCGAGACGCTGCCGTTCGGCACCGCCGCGCACGTCGGTGTGTACAAGGTGCAGGCCTTCAAGGAAAAGCCCGACAAGGCGACGGCCGACCGGTACGTGGAGTCGGGCCGCTACTACTGGAACAGCGGCATGTTCGTCTGGCGCGCCGACACGGTGCTGCGCGAGCTGGCGCTGCATTTGCCCGACTCGCACATCGGCCTGGCCACCATCGCCAGCGCCTGGGGCACGCCGAACCAGCAAGGGGTGATGGACGAGGTCTACCCCGCGCTGCCGAAGATCAGCATCGACTACGCGGTCATGGAATCCGCCAGCCAGCACAAGGGTGAGGCCGACGTGGCGGTCGTTGAGATGGTGGTGAACTGGCTCGACGTCGGCTCGTGGCCCGCGCTGGCCGAGACGCTGAAGACCGACGAGCACAACAACGCCGTCGCGACCGACAACTTCGTCTACGTCGACGCCGACGACAACATCATCATCTGCGACGACCCCGGCCACCTGATCGCCGCGCTGGGCCTGAGCGACACGATCGTCGTCCACACGAAGGACGCGACCATGATCTGCCCCAAGAGCGAATCGCAACGCGTGAAGGAACTGCTGGCGAAGGTGAACGAGCGGTACGGGGCGAAGTACCAATAA
- a CDS encoding acyloxyacyl hydrolase — protein MRRQLFTVFVTSLLAGTLAHSTTAVAATGLSKGDFTLTTETAYVAGLGSTAIPSLLVGGHYFVSDSVSLGAMVSAAGVWQPGEDAAMFGLAGVLRHHVVRWDRATFFMDVSFGPHQASQRVPEAGTYFNFITRVGPGATVQLSDRTHLMVAARYWHLSNARIDGPERNPSMNGAEIAVGLMWKW, from the coding sequence ATGCGGCGGCAACTTTTCACAGTATTCGTCACATCGCTACTCGCAGGCACGCTCGCGCACAGCACCACCGCCGTCGCTGCGACCGGGCTGTCCAAGGGCGACTTCACGCTGACCACCGAGACCGCCTACGTGGCCGGCCTGGGGTCAACGGCGATTCCGTCGCTTTTGGTCGGTGGGCACTACTTCGTCAGTGATAGTGTCTCGCTCGGCGCGATGGTTAGTGCCGCCGGCGTCTGGCAACCGGGCGAGGACGCGGCAATGTTCGGCCTGGCGGGCGTGCTGCGGCATCACGTGGTGCGGTGGGACCGCGCGACGTTCTTCATGGACGTCTCGTTCGGTCCCCACCAGGCATCGCAGCGCGTGCCGGAGGCGGGCACGTACTTCAACTTCATCACCCGCGTGGGGCCCGGCGCGACGGTTCAATTGAGCGATCGCACGCACCTGATGGTCGCGGCCCGGTACTGGCATTTGTCGAACGCGCGCATCGACGGGCCCGAACGAAACCCAAGCATGAACGGCGCCGAGATCGCCGTCGGTTTGATGTGGAAGTGGTGA
- a CDS encoding ankyrin repeat domain-containing protein, which yields MRKEILSIGLLVGAMLVTGCGGGGSSGDGGVASLSGSSPVYNAAAVGDDAAIRSAIESGADVDAPGKAGRTGLFIAIYNSNLRTAKMLLDLGAKPDAADKNGKTALMYAASRGFNDLLKEMLAKKPDLNAQDKGGYTAAHHAANMNNIIGYNLLKSAGADVTLTDKRGRTAEDIAEAKRQQMMSTTAPAM from the coding sequence GTGCGGAAGGAAATCCTGTCGATCGGCTTGTTGGTTGGCGCCATGCTGGTGACCGGCTGCGGTGGTGGTGGCAGCAGTGGTGACGGGGGCGTTGCCTCGCTGTCGGGCAGCAGCCCGGTATACAACGCCGCGGCCGTGGGAGACGACGCGGCGATTCGCTCGGCGATCGAGTCGGGTGCGGACGTCGACGCGCCGGGCAAGGCGGGTCGCACGGGCCTGTTCATCGCGATCTACAACAGCAACCTGCGCACGGCCAAAATGCTGCTGGACCTCGGCGCTAAGCCCGATGCCGCCGACAAGAACGGCAAGACCGCCTTGATGTACGCCGCCAGCCGCGGGTTCAACGATCTGCTGAAGGAGATGCTGGCGAAGAAGCCCGACCTGAACGCGCAGGACAAGGGTGGCTACACCGCCGCCCATCACGCCGCCAACATGAACAACATAATCGGCTACAACCTGCTGAAGTCCGCCGGTGCCGACGTCACGCTAACCGACAAGCGCGGCCGCACCGCAGAGGACATCGCAGAAGCCAAGCGTCAACAGATGATGTCGACGACCGCGCCGGCGATGTAA
- a CDS encoding class I SAM-dependent methyltransferase codes for MSDVTNPPALPPHPELRAYYRSDREKGAFLKQIFDETADEYDRVEGVLALGSGRWYRRQALLRSGLTSGMRVLDVAMGTGLVAREATRIVGENGRVIGVDPSAGMLRQAISTMGARAVVGVGQSIPFADGAFDFVSMGYALRHLPDLRPAFAEFHRVLKPGGRVCILEISRPAGTASRWMMGAYFRGILPTLSRVIHTKPQTRHLWTYYWETIDQCVPPDTVLAAMREGGFTNVRRNVSLGMFSEFVGEK; via the coding sequence ATGTCCGACGTTACCAATCCGCCAGCCCTGCCGCCGCACCCGGAACTGCGTGCATATTATCGCAGCGATCGGGAAAAAGGGGCGTTCCTCAAACAGATTTTCGACGAGACGGCCGACGAATACGACCGCGTCGAGGGCGTTCTTGCGCTGGGCAGCGGGCGGTGGTATCGCCGGCAGGCGCTGTTGCGGTCGGGCCTGACCTCAGGCATGCGCGTGCTGGACGTGGCCATGGGCACCGGCCTGGTGGCGCGCGAGGCGACCCGCATCGTCGGCGAAAATGGCCGGGTGATTGGCGTCGACCCCAGCGCCGGCATGTTGCGGCAGGCGATCAGCACGATGGGCGCCCGAGCCGTGGTCGGCGTGGGGCAGTCCATCCCGTTCGCCGACGGCGCGTTCGACTTCGTCTCGATGGGATACGCGCTGCGTCACCTGCCCGATTTGCGTCCCGCGTTCGCCGAGTTTCATCGCGTGCTGAAGCCGGGCGGGCGGGTCTGCATTCTTGAGATATCACGCCCTGCGGGCACCGCCAGCCGGTGGATGATGGGCGCTTACTTCCGCGGCATCCTGCCGACCTTGTCGCGTGTCATCCACACCAAGCCGCAAACGCGGCACTTGTGGACATACTACTGGGAAACGATCGACCAATGCGTGCCGCCCGATACGGTGCTGGCCGCGATGCGCGAAGGGGGGTTCACAAACGTTCGGCGGAACGTGAGCCTCGGCATGTTCTCCGAATTCGTTGGGGAGAAGTAA
- a CDS encoding DUF2062 domain-containing protein: protein MSIVDLQPVRLAVVAPTYNNARWLGDVLSQLDATGLDVIAVDDGCTDGSEQIIVDWQQRSATDPPQRRHVVRHASNRGKAQAMQSGFAEARRLGFTHALTIDTDGQHCATDVLPLAALARQHPEAMVIGARSIDVEGYPRGSRVGRAISNFLVYVESGARVSDSQCGLRVYPLGPLAKVRTFAGRFGYETEVITRFAWAGGAICESPIHCVYRVAGGRTSHFRPWRDSVSASLMHMRLLGRAAMPWPVRKTIAPSEVTGTIVERIAGWLNPMRTWRQVRQSDAAREKLALSVAAGAGLAALPIYGLKTVIGLALARVLSAPPLALLASSSLFNTPPIGALVAAASIGTGHVLLQGRLPTLASYDLSAAGFWQTFKQVGIEWAIGGCVVGAAMAITSYVAVRLLVKRIPSRESGRPIETDNAQVAPAALSMSSQA from the coding sequence ATGAGCATTGTTGATCTCCAGCCCGTTCGCCTGGCGGTGGTGGCCCCCACCTATAACAACGCGCGCTGGCTGGGCGACGTGCTGAGCCAACTGGATGCCACCGGACTCGACGTGATCGCCGTGGACGATGGCTGCACCGACGGCAGCGAGCAGATCATCGTCGACTGGCAGCAACGGTCGGCAACCGATCCGCCCCAACGTCGGCACGTCGTGCGGCACGCGAGCAACCGCGGCAAGGCACAGGCGATGCAGAGCGGCTTTGCCGAAGCCCGGCGGCTGGGGTTCACGCACGCGCTGACCATTGACACCGACGGCCAACACTGCGCCACCGACGTGCTACCGCTGGCGGCGCTGGCGCGGCAGCATCCGGAGGCGATGGTGATCGGCGCGCGATCGATCGACGTCGAAGGCTACCCGCGCGGCAGCCGGGTTGGCCGGGCGATCTCGAACTTCCTCGTTTACGTCGAGAGCGGCGCGCGCGTCAGCGACAGCCAGTGTGGCCTGCGCGTCTACCCGCTCGGCCCGCTTGCGAAGGTTCGCACGTTTGCCGGGCGGTTCGGGTATGAAACGGAAGTGATCACGCGGTTCGCGTGGGCGGGTGGCGCGATTTGCGAGTCGCCCATCCACTGCGTTTACCGAGTGGCCGGTGGGCGCACGTCGCACTTTCGGCCGTGGCGCGATTCGGTGTCGGCCAGTCTGATGCACATGCGGCTGCTCGGTCGCGCGGCGATGCCGTGGCCGGTGCGGAAAACGATCGCGCCCAGTGAGGTCACCGGCACGATCGTCGAGCGGATCGCCGGCTGGCTGAACCCGATGCGCACCTGGCGGCAGGTGCGCCAGAGCGACGCCGCCCGCGAAAAACTGGCGCTGTCGGTCGCCGCCGGCGCGGGGCTGGCGGCGCTGCCGATCTACGGGCTGAAAACGGTGATAGGCCTGGCGCTGGCGCGGGTGCTGTCGGCCCCCCCGCTGGCGCTGCTGGCCAGCTCGTCGCTGTTCAACACGCCCCCCATCGGCGCGCTCGTCGCCGCGGCGTCGATCGGAACGGGACACGTGCTGTTGCAGGGCCGCCTGCCCACGCTGGCCAGCTACGACCTGTCGGCGGCGGGGTTCTGGCAGACATTCAAACAGGTCGGCATCGAATGGGCCATCGGCGGGTGCGTGGTGGGCGCGGCGATGGCGATCACGTCGTACGTCGCGGTGCGCTTGCTGGTGAAACGCATCCCGTCGCGCGAGAGTGGACGCCCTATCGAAACCGACAATGCGCAAGTCGCGCCCGCAGCGTTGTCGATGTCTTCTCAAGCTTAA
- a CDS encoding S8 family peptidase, with protein MGHAYPARRRSVVENLETRILFAIPNDPLFDSDGRFTNVNAPAAWDITTGSSVTAPGRGDLVVAIIDSGLDLTHPDIAPNLFVNDVEVPGDGLDNDNNGFVDDINGWDFFNNDNVPDDIDGHGTHVAGIVGAAGNNGVGTTGIIQNVKLLPIKIGDITSVSFEAAIAGLDYLTEMKRLWISTGGVRGANVVVANGSFGGFDFPYNQDFDHAIARAGEQDILFVVASGNDFANNDPVQDFPSKFTLSLPNVIGVAATNADDELVGFSNRGTASVHVAAPGFEIESTWPEPLMVSGYNTISGTSMAAPMVAGILALQKSIAPNASAAQLKQALLEGVDVIPSLDGPHGLPLLVSTGGRVDAFKALQNIRNGFEKTDAITQGNWKPAYGTQGYAIPGEGQTLAANQVTVNNAEVVTVRAGRRPWALESIAGTAATPRVGSFYQADDFMDVIVNMGDAATHQLSLYFAELQGGRRTQRIEVFVRDPVDPVNAPLVKISERQVSKFARGEYVTFDLTGEVIVRISKIAGRNVVLNGIFVDAAAANTGSFQGMDTTTRGNWRANYDADGAYIVGYKDFSATEIVATPTNSEVVTIAPVTSRRGALLLEGETRRGSGSYLSTATSATLALSFTDGQPHQVTVYAVDLDRKRRAQRIELLDTGGNVIDQREISNFANGVYLTWEVTGDVTIRYTRLQGPNAVISGVFVDEQVGATGHFIGQDATTHGMWGGNYGLEGAFIVGDRDDTALPIREFNIPQTGGTVDVLSQNSRHRGAVQRYTSPTNRIAAQLETRDSMTLTLDLGVQINPQRVSFYATDYQRRRLAQRIEIFDFNNNLIAQTDMVNFVNGQYATFDLNGTVTVKITNLESNDQRAVLSAVYFD; from the coding sequence ATGGGTCACGCCTATCCTGCCCGCCGTCGTTCCGTCGTTGAGAATCTTGAAACCCGCATCCTGTTTGCCATCCCCAACGATCCGCTCTTCGATTCCGATGGCCGGTTCACCAACGTGAACGCGCCGGCCGCGTGGGACATTACCACCGGTAGCAGCGTGACCGCGCCGGGGCGCGGCGACCTGGTCGTGGCCATCATCGACAGTGGCCTGGACCTGACCCACCCCGACATCGCGCCCAACCTGTTCGTCAACGACGTCGAGGTGCCCGGCGACGGACTCGACAACGATAACAACGGCTTCGTCGACGACATCAACGGCTGGGACTTCTTCAATAACGACAACGTGCCCGATGACATCGACGGTCACGGCACGCACGTCGCCGGCATCGTCGGCGCCGCCGGCAACAACGGCGTCGGCACGACCGGCATCATCCAGAACGTGAAGCTGCTGCCGATCAAGATCGGCGACATCACGAGCGTCAGCTTCGAGGCCGCCATCGCCGGCCTCGATTACCTGACCGAGATGAAGCGCCTCTGGATCAGCACCGGTGGCGTCCGCGGCGCCAACGTGGTGGTGGCCAACGGCAGCTTCGGTGGGTTCGACTTCCCGTACAACCAGGACTTCGACCACGCGATCGCCCGCGCCGGTGAGCAGGACATCCTGTTCGTCGTCGCCTCCGGCAACGACTTCGCGAACAACGATCCGGTTCAGGACTTCCCGTCCAAGTTCACGCTGAGCCTTCCGAACGTGATCGGCGTCGCCGCGACCAACGCCGACGACGAGCTAGTCGGCTTCAGCAACCGCGGCACGGCCTCGGTGCACGTGGCCGCGCCTGGCTTCGAGATCGAGAGCACCTGGCCGGAACCGTTGATGGTCAGTGGCTACAACACGATCAGCGGCACCAGCATGGCCGCGCCGATGGTCGCCGGCATCCTGGCGCTGCAGAAGTCCATCGCCCCCAACGCGTCGGCGGCGCAGTTGAAGCAGGCGCTGCTCGAAGGGGTCGACGTGATCCCCAGCCTCGACGGTCCGCACGGCTTGCCCCTGCTGGTCAGCACCGGTGGGCGCGTCGACGCGTTCAAGGCGCTGCAGAACATCCGCAACGGCTTCGAGAAGACCGACGCCATCACCCAGGGCAACTGGAAGCCCGCCTACGGCACCCAAGGGTACGCGATCCCGGGTGAGGGGCAGACGCTGGCTGCGAACCAGGTCACGGTTAACAACGCCGAGGTCGTCACGGTTCGTGCCGGGCGACGCCCGTGGGCGCTGGAGTCGATCGCCGGCACCGCCGCCACCCCGCGCGTCGGCAGCTTCTATCAGGCCGACGACTTCATGGACGTCATTGTGAACATGGGCGATGCCGCCACGCACCAGCTCAGCCTGTACTTCGCCGAGCTGCAGGGCGGCCGTCGCACGCAGCGCATCGAGGTCTTCGTCCGCGACCCGGTCGACCCGGTCAACGCGCCGCTGGTGAAGATCAGCGAACGGCAGGTCAGCAAGTTCGCCCGCGGCGAGTACGTCACGTTCGACCTGACCGGCGAGGTGATCGTCCGCATCTCCAAGATCGCCGGGCGCAACGTCGTGCTGAACGGCATCTTCGTCGATGCCGCCGCCGCCAACACCGGTAGCTTCCAGGGCATGGACACGACCACCCGCGGCAACTGGCGCGCCAACTACGACGCCGACGGCGCCTACATCGTGGGCTACAAGGACTTCTCGGCCACCGAAATCGTCGCGACGCCCACCAACTCCGAGGTCGTCACGATCGCCCCGGTCACCTCGCGCCGCGGGGCGCTGTTGCTGGAAGGCGAGACCCGGCGCGGGTCCGGCTCGTACCTGAGCACGGCGACGTCGGCGACGCTGGCGCTGTCGTTCACCGATGGTCAGCCGCATCAGGTCACCGTGTACGCCGTCGACCTCGACCGCAAGCGCCGAGCCCAGCGCATCGAACTGCTGGACACCGGCGGCAACGTGATCGACCAGCGCGAGATCTCGAACTTCGCCAACGGTGTCTACCTCACGTGGGAGGTCACCGGTGACGTGACGATCCGCTACACGCGCCTGCAGGGTCCCAACGCCGTCATCAGTGGTGTGTTCGTCGACGAACAGGTCGGCGCGACCGGCCACTTCATCGGTCAGGACGCGACCACCCACGGCATGTGGGGCGGCAACTACGGCCTGGAAGGTGCCTTCATCGTCGGCGATCGCGACGATACGGCACTGCCCATCCGGGAGTTCAACATTCCCCAGACCGGTGGAACCGTGGACGTGCTGTCGCAGAACTCGCGGCACCGTGGCGCGGTGCAGCGCTACACCAGCCCGACCAACCGCATCGCGGCCCAGTTGGAGACGCGCGACTCGATGACGCTGACGCTCGACCTCGGCGTCCAGATCAACCCGCAGCGCGTCTCGTTCTACGCGACCGATTACCAGCGACGCCGCCTGGCGCAGCGCATCGAGATCTTCGATTTCAACAACAACCTGATCGCCCAGACCGACATGGTGAACTTCGTGAACGGGCAGTACGCCACGTTCGACCTGAACGGTACCGTGACCGTGAAGATCACCAACCTGGAAAGCAACGACCAGCGTGCCGTGCTGAGCGCCGTCTACTTCGACTAG